In Lolium rigidum isolate FL_2022 chromosome 7, APGP_CSIRO_Lrig_0.1, whole genome shotgun sequence, the DNA window TAGTGGGAGCGCTTCCCGTTATCCGGTCGCTTTGGTTATGTAAAagtgatttctattttcgtgccctcggttccttagttgtactcagttttccccagctccttagtttttcctcagttttacccaaacttttgtctgaaaccatcacacgtgatgtaacggccagttgcccgacggttgaccgttatcttctgactagtggggccacgtagagcccgcaaagacacgtcagaccatccatctttgtttgaccgtaagcatcgctgtatccctgaccaaaaagcgaacgagtggggcttcggtatatcgaatgacaagtggggccatgacgctgatacaaggggcaatacacgggtaggattagatttttaaatggagctatacagcgatggcacggaggaggtggcatgcggggtgccgagatgagatcgacgtccacaatgaactgcatgaggcgagaccagacgcattagatagatatgaactagacgcgtttaaccatgcaaagaagagaagaaatggtcgacgacatcgaagactacgtcaaaactttgactgaccgtgtcggacacgaacacgagcaatgtagagaaaactagtgtctctcctttccggcgtgtataggtgggtgctaggagagtgtggtggcgaagggaaagacctcgcggcggtccgtggcgtccggcatagcgggtcggcgtggccgtgcccacgccggcgtgcatgcatgttcggcattggcatcagcatgtacgttcggcattggcctcggcggtatctctggtgtgtcggtgatcgaatgaggggacgggattgagggtgcatcccgacgttgacctagcaggggcggcgagcatagccgttctgaccatgccgatatcggcatcggcatcgtttggaggctgtggtgctcgaatcaagttgggatttgtttctcgtaggccaaaatgaatttgaaacaagtttcatgttgaaggttaggtaacgaaagtttgtaactatcccaaaattatactagcgccatggtgaggttctttttgatagagctatacggttgggcaaactttttgacactttttagatagggttccttgttgttacacgtatggcatcatgtatggaaaatttgtggtcatttggagatgttcgaaaaaatcactttgcttaagcgcatgccgtttcgtctcgctgaaaccagcttttctaacaaggtgattttttctaccttctctaaataacctcaaatttcatacagctgatcttctatacatagatagatagattgtttcgtttttacatttttcgaactttttatttccctttataatacccaattgattttcaggtcaaaacctcgaaaaacagcatcatgtatggcatcatttcaccctaaatttcaaattttctgaaactttcccttttagatattccttgttgttataggtatgccatcatgtatgccaaacttggttaggtctcactgaaaccagcttttgtaacaaattaggtgatggtttatcatttttttttgcgtgaaaagtaatggctacaacaaattgttgatggtttatcatttttttgcgtgaaaagtaatggaaacaacaaatcggtgatggtttatcatttttttttgcgtgaaaagtaatggctacaacaaattgttgatggtttatcatttttttgcgtgaaaagtaatggcaacaacaaatcggtgatggtttatcatttttttgcgtgaaaagtaatggctacaacaaattgttgatggtttatcatttttttgcgtgaaaagtaatggcaacaacaaatcggtgatggtttatcatttttttgcgtgaaaagtaatggctacaacaaattgttgatggtttatcatttttttgcgtgaaaagtaatggcaacaacaaatcggtgatggtttatcattttttttgcgtgaaaagtaatggctacaacaaattgttgatggtttatcatttttttgcgtgaaaagtaacgcctaaaatagtttataatttttagcgcgtgaaaaataatacgaaaAACCGCCCTTCagacatacttagagggtggaagctaattaaccgccaacgagagagagagagaggggttatcctgcccgttccctatatcatacgatcaacggtcggcgggcacgatccgcgtgacatgggctagaccaatcggggcgatgatgcacgtctgcgagaatttgtgaagagagagggcaaaaccgagtactatcaagaaaccaagggcacccgagtagtaaacagactaagggattcaaatttgagatttgaaaaatggaaaatgtgtgttttgtacaatgaaacccatcttggcctacctcaaactatttgcaataccaatatacatcggtgtgagaattgtggcctcatttagacaaagtatgatttgggggaagctgttttgggaagggcttgttgtggaaaaccatgcaccttcatagctactaggtgatttgagaagtggcaatttgtggtaaaacttgatttatctatgatttatctatgatttgagaagtggcaatttgtggtaaagactccatgagtaagtgccactctttttaggatttttttgcacattaaatgactcatttaactagttaatcccatttgttgactctctcgttgaccagccacttgagggtaaaactgagtatattgcactagccagtattagcactcgaggggaaaattgagcacacaaaaaatgctagtataagactcgagggtataccggagtatatctaaatttccagggttagactcgaggacacgtgcaattgttgacgcgtagacgcgggtcgcggtggagaagtcgagacgtgcaatcgtggacgcgtgtcgcgttgcgaagtccaagacgtgcagacgtgcaccggtgcacgcgtaggacgcgggtcgcattaaccacccctcgcctttatagacgcctcctcgcactctctctgtcactctcactcgctcacgcatcgccaactctctcacgtcccatcatcttctccaaagcaaaaaaccctctccctctccctcttcctcttcctccgccgtagagatggacaaggagaatgccaatcccatcgtcgaggtgggcTCAAAGcgtgacgcctccatcttcggcgccgtccctctacggacgacgacgcctccgccgccgccgccgtcgccggtgcatcggacgctgctgccgccggtggcggtcggatcccggcgggatgggtcgacccctacgaccccgtgccgtacgtcccgcccccgaacccctacgacacctccccggaggacccatggaacgaggtaactacggtttgcttccttttttgttccccattcctttttgaaccctatttttgctggtgtagatggatccgtagatggatgagtattgggctaatatttgcgccgattttattccattttgttttgatcacttcttgatttcgtttaagatttggggttcggctgttcggttaatttatgcaagtaatattggatctcaatcggttaatttatgcaagtaatcatgagatctcaatcagttattttatgcactaatcaaaagatatcaaccgtttaattttgcaaataatctcgaatgtgttcaagtttagatctagttcagatctagaatctgtttctttgcctatgatgaatggttgggcacaattttttacagggagggttcagcgaaccattgctgtgtacaaatatgttgtgcatgagctttagttcgctaacaccttccctgtagatatataatcatgtccactctagccgaggctgactctgttttcttaactttgttatcatgtacgttagtcatcgttgcaactcattcactagtttcgtttgatatggatcgagaTGTGCGGCGAGCGACGtcggcgacgacgaagaggaggaggacgtcaagactcgccgggtctcgcggaggctgcaggtcggccgatacatctcctacttcgccaaggaggtgtacaggtgccccttcgcaccgaggagactcggcgccacggacttcaactgcctcgtcacgcatgctgagaacatcagcaacaccttccccaacgtcggcacgacggtgaacgtccactccttccgcgccaagcacagggcgctcggcatgcacctccgcagcttgcagcgggtggagatctccgccggccgcatgcctccgctcaagcccaaggctcccaaggggagcaagagcaacaagtggaggcagagccagatggggtaggcggagtccctggacgtgtgctgctgctgcttctgcctcctagtttgttgttgggatccctttgttgttagctagggatcccttgttgttatgttagtatgatggtgcttgtgaagaactcgttactatgttggctgcttgtgtatgcagcctattatctatccatattatctagggattatctatccctagtctactatattttgttggccgtacttagttttcttgatttactatgatcgtgaatttatcgtacattatcctggagatttgcttctagatttaactacatacatatggaccgagagggagtactagatttgctgccatattgggcaaacaacgagggccaaaaggcacaaataattgaagaaagtcagaaatgcaagcttctctagattttatactaatttggtgaaaaggacagagagaaagagggaaaaaggtgcacttaataatgccaattttgggccgagagagacagaacccagctctgctcacgtgcaaccaaacgcttctcgtcctgtcccacgcggtccctttctaccagccccacgcgacgcgggcccacacgacgcggccccacacgacgcggccccacacgtgacagaacggtcaactaaacgggaatcctgccgtctgagttgcttctgcgggtttcagacaaacgtttgggggtaaaactgaggaaaaactaaggagctggggaaaactgagtacaactaaggaactgagggcacgaaaatagaaatctctATGTAAAAATAACAAgattttttaacgataaaaaatgTTCTCTTATGTAGGTTAGTGATCGGTGTACGACTTTGCTTCGTTCGTGGCCGCTGTATGGAGGAtcgagacctatttatggaggtgtctacagggTGAAGAATATTTTTATCCAACCTAGATGCCCGTTATCGGCTTAGGAACCCACGTAGTATTATGTTGGATAAGTTGTTATGTGCCTCTTATGTTTTCCTATCTTTTTGTGATACTTGTCGTGTGCAGCTATGTGCATCCTAGTGATGAAAAGATCAGGTGCAATATTAATTTTTGAAATAATAAACCATTCTTTATAAAAAAAATGCAACAGCCTGGCCGAGGATGGCCATCCACTTCGCCCTATCCTTCCCCTTCTCCCTATGGGAGGCTCGCCATTCCGACCATCCCGTTGGAGAAGATAAGAGTAGGGAGCTGCGCTATCCGCCCTTGGAGACCTCTGAAGGGGGCAAAACGAATCTGGTTCGTCCAATCAAGATGCATCAGTAAATCTCCTACCCCACTTTTTACCATAGCCGTTTGATTGGTGAATATTTTTCTCACTTGTTCAGCTTCCGACTAAGTCAATGACGCATGGGGCCAGCTACATGCGGGGGCCGACTGCTGGAGACGGCGACGATGCCTGTTTCGCGTCACCTTTTTTCGCGTTCGCGGTGAAACCCTAGATCGAGAAAAGCAGCCAATCCCCCGTCCTAGAGCCCCGCGAATTCTCGTCTCCTCTCCCCCGTGGTGAAAACCAGATCGAGCCGTGATGCATCCTACCGGTGGCCGCGCGGCTCGTGGATGGCGGGATTTGGAGGCGACATCGTGGAGGTTGCAGGCCGGCCATCTTCTGCGTGCCTCTTGTGTCCTCTGGTCCAACCCCACGTGAGGCTGGAGATGGCACTCCCAAGCAGAGGAGGTCACTGGAACGTCGCATATCCCTGGACGGAGCCGAAGGTGCGGCAGGGGCGCGCAGCGGCGACGcccactcctctcctctcctcgtccCCATCCTCTCCTCTTCGTCTTCCGGCAAAGCGACGGCAGGAAGCACACGGGCTCGCCATTCCAACCATCTCGTTGGAGAAGATAAGAGTAGGGAGGAAGTGAACCTATACAGTTTTTTGTAGCTGATTTATAAATAAATGATATATACATAAATGTAAGAGAAAAAATCCAACTTGACCATCGTTTTTTCACTGTAAATGGTGGCCTTTTCCTATTGATAAGAtgaaattacagaaaataaaattTGACCATTATTGACACGCATGCACATACGCACATACACATTTCTAGCTAGGGTTGGCTCCGGCCTCTGTATTAACCATTTTGTTTTgttaattattattttttgtcGGAAAAAATACAACTCATGTAAGGTTGAGATATGAATCAACTCATGTACACTTGAACATTTTCTTTTTGCGGGTAGAAGAATGATTTTAATCAGCATCCAACATGAGAATCAATCTGTGGTTGGGTGGTTAGAAAAACAGTGGGATCCCGAGCCCACTAGAGtttaaatcataggtttgacactttggtgtcttataaaaggtggaatattcttcagtggaagGAGACGTTTTCATCGACAGCGAGACGTCTGTAGTAATTccattaatcctataatccactaGCTCAGTTTGTTTGAATTATTTTCTTGGAGATACTCATAGAGGTACGGTGTGCGTGCATGCATTCATAGGGATAATTATATGTCCGTATTTATAACCATCTGCCTTTGTATTGTATTTGGAAGAAAACAAAAACAGTGTCCAACATGCAGGCTGCATGGGATCGATGGTCGCAACAATTTACCTTAATTCCGACGGTACTTACACGGAAAAGACAAGCGAATGAAGTGGTAGCACACATATACTTCTTCTTCAAGCGAATGAAGTGGTAGTTTAAAAAAAGATAAAGCTTGTCTATCCTGACGTAAGATAATGATATTTAAATTCTCACGAACCTTGGTTGTCGTAATTTTCATTTTAAAAAGGTTGTTAAATTTGTTTTATGCGTATACACTGTTTTGTTCATTGTCTATTTGTGTGGTTGCATGTGGACATGATGGGCGGGTTGGCGAAGGGGCCTTGGAGCATGCCGCGTGCCATGATCCTGTACACGGCCTCCGTCATGTGCAGGCCGTCCCAGGACACGTACCTGGACGGGTCCGCGCACCGCACCGCGCCAGGATCCGGGCACTTGAGGGTGAGGTTTGCGTTGTACGGCCCGCCTCCGCCGCAGCACGCGTAGAGCACCTTCCCGGCGTCGAACCCGTTCTGCGCTGGCGCGGTGATGAGGCTGAGCACCTCGTCGTAGTAGTCGACGTAGGTGATGGAGACGCCGGGGTGTGCGCGGCGGAGGTCGCCGATCTTGGCCTTGAGCATGCGGTTGTGGTAGGCGGTGAGAGCGTTGAGCCAGCCGAGGCAGCCGGCGGAGTCGTAGTCGCCGGgctcgccgccgcggaagaagtaGAGGTAGCGCGGGACGCAGCCCAGCGGGAAGACGCCCGGCACGTAGATGGTCTTGGCTCCCAGCTCgatcagagcctcgatggagaggcCAATGGATCTTATGACCCGGGGCACGAGGGGCTTCACCCAGCCGAGCGTCTTGTTCTGGAAGAAGGGGTGGTTGTAGTCGTTGGCGCCGATCTCCCCCAGAAGGAACAGAGATTTCGCCATGacctcctcccgctcctcctcggTGGAGGCGATGGCGGCGAGCACCTTCTTGAACCAGCCGATCTGGATGCCGAGGGAGTAAGGGGTGATGCCGCTGATGTCGAGGGGCTTCTTCTCGAAGAGCAGCTGGTTCAGCGCCGTGCCGCTCGCCACCGCGAAGTTGGCGCCGTACTGGAAGTCCTCCTTCCTCGCCGGTGACTTGGCCTGCAGGTACGCAGGCCAGCACGGGAACCCCAGCCTCTTCACTGCACAATTGCACATACATGTGCGTGTTCATTTATCTGCGCCATGTGTAcgcctgcatgcatgcatgcaagtgAAGTAATTAAGCAAGAATTATATgtaccgatgaagtcgacgatgagGCGGCCGTCGGACCAGCGGCCGGTGGGGCGGCCGAAGAAGGTCCTGCCGTAGGGAGGGCGCGACACGGAGCCCGGCGCCTTGGAGTAGTGGATGAAGTTGCCGGTGTCGATCAGCGAGTCGCCGAAGCTGAACATGCGAGGGTAGCAGCTGCTGCTCCGGTTTTGTGGCGCCGCCGCGTACGCCGAGACCGTTGTGGCAAGGAGAGCGAAGAGAGTGGCTGCCACCACGAGCCGCATACGCAGAGTCGTCAAAGTCGCTTCCGCCATTGTGGATGCCTGGAAGTGAATGCGGTTGAAGAAATTCGAGACTAGCTCACTCGCTAGCTTCTGCCCGGCGAGCCGGAGCATTGAGCTAGAGTCTATATATGCAATTATGCAtatggctcctttgattcatatttCATAGGATAGAAAAAAGTATAGGTATATCTaaggggatttgctagttctcagatAACTTTGTGCCCTGTCAAGCTCTACACCGTTTGATTGCATCGTAATTCGTGTATATGAGTTGTAAGAGTAActataacagagcccgtaaatgacACCTGAGCCAAATTTttacggcggatttacgggttcggggtgAAAGCCGCAGGCACTAGAGCTTGAATCGGCGGCCCGGCCTGAAAAAGTTtctcgggggcccgagaaactccgCGTGTGACCACTATTTAACCAGGTcgtggaggggagttcggttctgaaaccctactcccctccgccgcatccGCTCCTCCGCCGCGAAAAACCCTCGCACTCTGGAGAGGAATTCCGGCCGCTCCCTCGCGATCTCCCCTCCGGCGCGACTTTTGCGCCGTTCCCCATGGCTCGCACAGCAAGATGCGGTAGGGGAGGCGGTCGTATCGGCGGCCGAGGCTCGCCGCCTCGTTCGCCATTTTTGCACTCGGAGGCGGAGCACGCGAAGTGGATGCGCTCCGAGGGAGCGCGCAAGCGGTGGCGCATAGGTCGACACACAGGTCCACGCGTAATGTGGACGGCGAGCTCCCGTCCGACGGCTCGTGCAACCCGCCGCTcctcgacagcagcgacgacgaggacgacacgCTGGCGCTTCCCCTCACCAACAGAGACTACACGGAGGAGGTGACAGTGATCGAGCTCGCCGCCCTCATCATCGCGTAGGCGTCCTCCACCGCGCGTAGCCGTCCTCCGCCGCGCGTACAGGCCCCGGTGACTATCTCAGGGCCAAATATTGGTCAACTTAGGCGCGTGGCGGAGGATTAGTAGTTATTTTGGCTGTTATATGTAAATTACGTTTGAATGTAGCTCGATTAGAGCATTGAACTCGTTGCATTTCGCATGTTCATCGCCAAAAATTTCCCGTGACGTTTGATTTCTTTTTTTCAGTTCGTCTTTTCGGTTTCTGTTCGCGCCTCGACTAAAATCAACGAAACCGTAAAATTCGGGAGAGTGAACTTGCCGTTTTTAGTTTCGGCGAGTTCagtctgctggagatgctctaagttgggTTGCAACTGGGTTTTTCAATTGTAACTGGAGTTGCAACTAGGTTTTTCAGTTGCAATTGGAGATACAACTGAATTTTTTTATCCAGGCTATTAGATTTGCTTCGTGATTTGTGCTAGTCATCAGTTGCAACATGAGTTGTAACTAAGATTGATGACATCATTTGACCAAaaatgaagttaattctcaatcgaCTTAAGAATAGACACACCCATATCTAAGACATACAATTGAGATGTCTTGATCAATTGAATTCTATGGAAAGgtatgaagtgtgtttgattatAGCGGCAAAactatgaggtatgagctaatattTTTTTCTAgaggatttgcactacaagatttttATAGGATTAGTACATATGAGATATGTTTCTAGGAATGTAGGAA includes these proteins:
- the LOC124672855 gene encoding GDSL esterase/lipase At1g28600-like; translated protein: MAEATLTTLRMRLVVAATLFALLATTVSAYAAAPQNRSSSCYPRMFSFGDSLIDTGNFIHYSKAPGSVSRPPYGRTFFGRPTGRWSDGRLIVDFIVKRLGFPCWPAYLQAKSPARKEDFQYGANFAVASGTALNQLLFEKKPLDISGITPYSLGIQIGWFKKVLAAIASTEEEREEVMAKSLFLLGEIGANDYNHPFFQNKTLGWVKPLVPRVIRSIGLSIEALIELGAKTIYVPGVFPLGCVPRYLYFFRGGEPGDYDSAGCLGWLNALTAYHNRMLKAKIGDLRRAHPGVSITYVDYYDEVLSLITAPAQNGFDAGKVLYACCGGGGPYNANLTLKCPDPGAVRCADPSRYVSWDGLHMTEAVYRIMARGMLQGPFANPPIMSTCNHTNRQ